A stretch of Indicator indicator isolate 239-I01 chromosome Z unlocalized genomic scaffold, UM_Iind_1.1 iindZ_random_scaffold_45, whole genome shotgun sequence DNA encodes these proteins:
- the ATOSB gene encoding atos homolog protein B, producing the protein MRHIHAETSLPPSTDHSLPQPSGEVPLEPSSQRCTHHNILMGYNETEIKRQKVYQVSIFSHLSSSSESTEHQASSRSAIKRGYPEQRTPEGVRDPKRTHWGGGGVDGKDDGGPGQASLEDDDTFEDGLLVEELSLCGSAQHFSHSGLRVVEHRCESSPSHSPKASRENKLQDAATTSSSSFSFSSFSWPQHTACNTLHTRDGCHVSSEDQPTGYGDNGEQTSGGNLPHHDLHSIAQTAWLDSGGTKEKPGSSPAHGSGATREEEWPVTANGCKEPPALQTALSPEPSNLSSLEKTPCGSSQLSRSNCPVKRKLLPASEVVADSCSEDESLSHPIKKKRALLCHTVPTACRSTDAKGAPFWNHLLPKAKNSSSCTVVGRRLKSGLRLKLRHLQSCFKRGSRSSTVPWATTTVSHALLGNFEESFLKGRFAPSGRIEGFTAEIGASGSYCPQHVTLPVDVTYFDISEHSMPSPFLGVIDLEALGKKGYSVPKTGTIQVTLFNPNKTVVKMFLVTYDFRDMPANHMTFLRHRIFLVPVGEKEGATVAPSDPPGTDLPRRVLCYLMHLRFHSSKSGKIYLHDDIRLLFSRKSIEVDSGIPYELKSFTEMPRNPCYSPRA; encoded by the exons ATGCGGCACATCCATGCGGAGACGTCTCTGCCCCCAAGCACGGACCACAGCTTGCCCCAGCCCAGTGGAGAGGTGCCCTTGGAGCCTTCCTCGCAGCGCTGCACCCATCACAACATCCTTATGGGCTACAATGAGACAGAAATCAAGCGCCAGAAGGTTTACCAGGTCTCCATCTTCTcccatctctccagctcctctgagAGCACGGAGCACCAGGCAAGCAGCCGGTCGGCCATCAAGAGGGGTTACCCCGAGCAGCGAACTCCAGAGGGGGTGCGAGATCCCAAACGAACTCactggggtggtgggggggtggatgGCAAGGATGATGGGGGCCCTGGCCAGGCTTCCCTGGAAGATGACGATACCTTTGAGGATGGTCTGCTAGTGGAGGAGCTATCCCTGTGTGGCTCTGCCCAGCACTTCTCCCACAGTGGGTTGCGGGTGGTGGAGCACCGGTGTGAAAGCAGCCCTAGCCACAGCCCCAAGGCCAGCAGAGAGAACAAGCTGCAGGatgctgccaccacctcctcctcttccttctccttctcctccttttcctggccccagcacactgcttgCAATACTTTGCACACAAGAGACGGTTGCCACGTCTCATCAGAGGATCAGCCCACAGGCTATGGGGATAATGGTGAGCAGACAAGTGGCGGCAACTTGCCTCACCATGATTTGCACAGTATTGCACAAACAGCCTGGCTGGATTCTGGTGGGACAAAAGAGAAGCCAGGGAGCAGCCCAGCTCACGGCAGCGGGGCTACTAGAGAAGAGGAATGGCCAGTGACAGCCAATGGGTGCAAGgagcccccagctctgcagacagcactcAGCCCTGAGCCCAGCAATCTGAGCTCCCTGGAGAAGACACCCTGTGGGAGCAGCCAGCTCAGTAGGAGCAACTGCCCTGTCAaaaggaagctgctgcctgctagTGAGGTTGTGGCTGACTCCTGTTCTGAAGACGAGAGCCTGTCTCACCcaataaaaaagaagagagcCCTGCTGTGCCATACAGTGCCAACAGCCTGCCGCAGCACTGATGCCAAGGGGGCCCCTTTCTGGAATCACCTGCTTCCCAAGGCCAAG AACTCTTCGAGTTGCACTGTGGTtgggaggaggctgaagagcgGGCTGCGCCTCAAATT GCGccatctccagagctgcttcaaGAGGGGCAGTAGGTCCTCCACAGTGCCCTGGGCCACCACCACAGTCAGCCATGCTCTGCTGGGCAATTTTGAG gAGTCATTCCTGAAAGGGCGCTTTGCCCCGTCGGGGAGGATTGAGGGGTTCACAGCAGAGATTGGTGCCAGCGGCTCCTACTGCCCCCAGCATGTCACTCTGCCTGTTGACGTCACCTACTTTGACATCTCTGAACACAGCATGCCCTCACCTTTCCTG GGAGTGATTGACTTGGAGGCCTTGGGAAAGAAAGGTTACAGTGTCCCCAAAACTGGAACCATCCAAGTG acCTTATTTAACCCCAACAAGACTGTGGTGAAGATGTTCTTGGTGACATATGATTTCCGGGACATGCCAGCCAACCACATGACATTCCTGCGCCATCGCATCTTCCTGGTGCCCGttggggagaaagaaggagccACTGTGGCTCCCAGCGACCCACCTGGCACTGACCTGCCCCGCAGGGTCCTCTGCTACCTGATGCACCTAAG GTTTCACAGTTCCAAGTCGGGGAAGATCTACCTTCATGATGACATCCGCCTGCTCTTCTCCCGCAAGTCAATTGAGGTCGACTCGGGGATTCCTTATGAACTGAAATCCTTCACAGAGATGCCAAGGAACCCCTGCTACTCTCCCCGGGCCTGA